The sequence CTTCAAAATAACCGATAGCTACTTCACCATTATATCCACGAGCGACTTTGACCTGTGTGTTGTCCCTATAATGTGTTAAAGTCTTCGCCATATATTCTTCTACGTCTGCGTCAACGCCTGCCATCTTCTTAAGGTTCATCTTAAGGCCATTAACTTTCCACTCGAATTCCTTCTCATATGAAAGGCCGGAGAGTATCGCCTCATCACTTGCTACCTCAACACGAAACTCCGATGGCGAGACTATATCCAAGACATCTGCCTCGATAAAGCTCTTCTTTTTCACTTCGTTTGTGATTGTGACTGTATCGCCAAGCACGGCTCCTTTAATAAAATAGACCAGTCCCTCGGACTTTGCAACGCCCCTTAGCTGACTGGTCATATCTTCAATGTAAAACTCTTTCATTAGATTGAACTTCTTAAATTGATTGTGTTGTCTATGATGGAAAGGTCTATGACTTTGCAGTCGTCGATGACGCGCTCGTTGTAATCGGGTGTCTTTTCAATGTTTAAAAACTTGTTGATGGTTCCGATCGCTTCTTCAATTATGATAAGTCCGTCTTGGTCAAGTCCTGTGCCTTTTTCCAAAATAATTGTCTTAAATGGTGTTTCGTTTGGCTTAACTGATCCTGATAATGGATGTGTTAAGAGTTTATATCCTTCATGAATTAGGTCTCTCGCCTTAAGTAAAACGCCTGTATAGTTGTCGACTTTGTCTATGTAGATCATGTCGAAGTCGTCTTTGTATTTGTCTCTAACGTAGTCGTTGTTTGTAACTATGGTTCTCTTCATTTTAATTCTCCTCATTTATTCGTAAATTTTCTGCCATTTCAGCAAGTTTTTTAAGTCTATGGTTCACGCCCGACTTGCCAAGCTCCGGGCTCATAAGCCTTCCAAGCTCTGCAAGCGACGCGTCTCTATTGTCCAGTCTAAGCAAGGCAAGCTCTCGTAAATCGCCTTGCAGATTCTCAAGTCCAAGTCTCTCGTCGATGTACTCGATATCTGCTACCTGCCTTGTCGATGCATCGACCGTCTTCTGTATATTCGCTGTTTCGCAATTGGTGCGTCTGTTGGCATTGTTCCTTACATCCTTAACTACTCTGATGTTCTCAAAGCTAAGTACTGCACGCATCGCGCCTATAACTGTGAGAAAGTCCGAGATCGCCTCGGCGCCCTTTAGGTAAGTGATGTAGTTCTCCTTGCGCCTTACGTACTTCGCTCCAAGGCCGTAGACGTTCATTAGCTCCTTGACCTCGTTTGCCTCAAACTCGCTTTCGAAGAGCATTTCGAGGTGGTAGCCGCGCTCTGGATTAGCGATGGATCCTACTGCTAAGAAGGCTGCTCTTAGGTAGCTACGCCTCATCTCATCGTTGTCTCTAACCATGGACGGCACCTTGTTCACATCTAGGAAGCCCTCCAGCCTCGTATCTTTAAACATCTGCATAACTATGTCGGTATCGCTTAGAACGATTGTGTAGATGTTCATCTTCTTAAGCTGAGTCATCTTCGAGATGTCGACATCTAGGTCGGTGTTGTATATCATTCTGATGATGGTGAAGATGCGCCTTGCAAGCGCCGCCTTCTGCACTCTGAATGAGACTGCGACCTTGCCTGATATGAAGCTGATGGATGAGACGTATCTTACGTAGGCCATGAGCTCAGCAAGGGAGCTATTGTCATTGAATATCGCAAGCTTTGCTGCCTCGTCCTTAGCTTTTTGTGAAAAACTCATTTCTACTCCTCATTCTTCTCTCTGTCGTACTCCTCGATGGCTTTTCTAATTATGCTTCTTTCTTGGCTGTACTTCATCAGCCTTATAGCCTCGTTCCTGTCGTAGAACTTTGCGGTCTTGAAGCCTTCCATGCTTTGTGGTATAGTGTGCGTGTCCTTTGTCGACATCAAGAAGAAGTGCACAGTCTTGTCTACCTTCACATTCTTCATCTTGTTAATGAAGGAGTACTCGATCTTGCCAAGGTATTTTTTGATCTCTCCAGTGATGCCGCTTTCTTCCTTGACCTCGCGTAGTGCCGCCTCCTCGATGCTCTCGCCGCGCTCTATCCTGCCCTTTGGCAGTACATAATCGCCGTTGTACTTCTTCAAAAGTAGTATTAAATTGTTATTAATTATTACGCCTCCTGAGCTAAGTACCTTCACATCTATCACCTGAACAATCTTAAAAATTTCTCTTCATCGGAGTTTGTACTTTCCTTGTTAAGAAGGTATTCCTTCTTGATAAGTATCTCTTCTAATTTTAGTCTGCCCTTCTTAGTAAGAGCCACGCTGTAGTCAGAGTCTTCCTTCTCTATATATCCCTTCTTGAGTAGCACTTCATACGAATTACTAAGCTTCTCTTCGACAAGTTTATCAGTCTCATCTACTCCCAAGTAGCTTGCGAGTCTGTCCTCTTTTATGTCGTAGAACTGGTAAACTAGGTAGATGTACTCATCTATGTCCTTAATGTCGAAGGTTTTGCCGCTTCTTTCCTCTTCTTCATATTTTTTCTTAATCCTAAATTTATTTCTGAACCTTTGATTCTTAGTCATCAAAAAGCCAACAAGTAAAAATGCAAGTAACGCTACGGCAACTAAGCCCTTAAGCACAAGCTCTGAAACACTCGGCTTGTCTATGCGTCTGATTTGCATCCTAGTAAGCTCGTCGTTACGGTAGTCCTCGTAGTCCATATCCTCATATGGCGCGTTCACAAACTCATTCTTTGGATACTTAACGCTCAAAGCCAAATCAATAGGTGCAGTGATTTTATCTAAACCCATAGGTCCATATTCAGACTCAAACTTAGTGCTAAAGCTTGAAAGTGAATCGTATAACCTTAGGTCCGGCTCATCATAGTAAACGCTGTCAAAATATATGTCAATGGAGTGAATGTGTGTATTAAATGCTCTATACAAACCAAAGACAAAACCATCTGCCCTTTTAAAGGCTTTCGGAAGACCCTTGATCTTGTACGAAACTTCTTTGTCGCCGCCTTTGAAGTCGAAGATGTACTTAGTTCCAGATAGAAAACTATCTCTAAGACTCTTGCCTTCTACATCATAGACCTCTGCGCCCTTTGGCACGTCGATAGCGAACTTAAAGCCTGTGTGCTCAGTCTCGATTTTGACGTCCACATACATCGCGTCCTCCATAAGATTCATCTTGTAAGTCATCTTGTTCTCGCTCTGTGCATGTGATGTGCTTGTTATGAGCAGCAATGCGCATACAAGAACTGTTAAGATATTAAACTTTTTCACTTGACTCGCCTCCTAATACTCTAAATATATTAATACCCATTTACTCCATAAAAGCTAACAGCTTCACATCCTTTTTTATATTTAATTTCTTAATGTCATCAGGCTTCATAGTGACTAGGCACATGGATGATGGACCTGCTGATCTATGATAGTCGAAGCCCTCACTTACGATGCGCGCATTTAATCCTGCATGCGCCTCAATCTCTTTTAGCTCATGCATAGAGCCCTTTGAGCCAACAGGAACTATGTCATGAATGTAAGTCTGCTCCTTTAAATATAAATAATCACTCATGCTCATAGCCTTGTCTCTATGCTTAATAAGCTCCTCACCAAGAAGTGCTTTGCCTATAGCGTAGAGTGCATCTCCCTTTTGTGCCTTGCGTATATCAAGGCCGCGTCCCAAGACTGTGACTCCTAAGCCTGTCATCTTAGTTACAAAGTTCTCCTCGCTTGAGCCAGTGAAACCATTCACCTCGTCAAGCCTCGCGTCCTTCATCGCCTTTTTGATGCCGCGAATGATTTTCTCGCCATAAGGCTCCATCTCGTTACATAGAGTGTCCACCAAGACCATTGGCGTGCTTCTTGCGCATAAAAGTTCGACTATGGGCACGAAGGCTGCGTAGTAGGAAACCATCTCTACATCTGCAAAGACCTCGTCACAAGGCTTCTCACCTATGCCAGAAGCGCTATCACATGCAAGCACCAGAGCTATATCATCTAAAATTATTAAATCTCTAAACTTTTTCATACG comes from Fenollaria sporofastidiosus and encodes:
- a CDS encoding GrdX family protein; its protein translation is MKRTIVTNNDYVRDKYKDDFDMIYIDKVDNYTGVLLKARDLIHEGYKLLTHPLSGSVKPNETPFKTIILEKGTGLDQDGLIIIEEAIGTINKFLNIEKTPDYNERVIDDCKVIDLSIIDNTINLRSSI
- the whiA gene encoding DNA-binding protein WhiA, whose translation is MSFSQKAKDEAAKLAIFNDNSSLAELMAYVRYVSSISFISGKVAVSFRVQKAALARRIFTIIRMIYNTDLDVDISKMTQLKKMNIYTIVLSDTDIVMQMFKDTRLEGFLDVNKVPSMVRDNDEMRRSYLRAAFLAVGSIANPERGYHLEMLFESEFEANEVKELMNVYGLGAKYVRRKENYITYLKGAEAISDFLTVIGAMRAVLSFENIRVVKDVRNNANRRTNCETANIQKTVDASTRQVADIEYIDERLGLENLQGDLRELALLRLDNRDASLAELGRLMSPELGKSGVNHRLKKLAEMAENLRINEEN
- a CDS encoding NUDIX hydrolase, whose protein sequence is MKVLSSGGVIINNNLILLLKKYNGDYVLPKGRIERGESIEEAALREVKEESGITGEIKKYLGKIEYSFINKMKNVKVDKTVHFFLMSTKDTHTIPQSMEGFKTAKFYDRNEAIRLMKYSQERSIIRKAIEEYDREKNEE